In a single window of the Desulfonatronovibrio magnus genome:
- a CDS encoding GAF domain-containing protein, with translation MSGTEKDYYHSLYEVAKVINSSLDPSKVLHKISRQVTEAMKLKAASIRLLDKEGKRLMLGSSYGLSKGYIRKGAVRVEKSGLDQEALSGRNVTIHNACSDPRFQYPEKAKEEGIASVVVIPLKIEDQYIGVLRGYSETCREFTDEEIEFLTIVANLSAIAIENARLHQKLKLDCELQEAFEYRLFED, from the coding sequence ATGAGCGGAACCGAAAAAGACTATTATCATTCACTGTATGAAGTGGCCAAGGTCATTAACTCAAGCTTGGACCCTTCCAAAGTTTTGCACAAGATTTCCCGGCAGGTCACTGAAGCCATGAAGCTTAAAGCAGCTTCCATCAGACTTTTGGATAAGGAAGGCAAAAGATTGATGCTCGGATCTTCTTATGGACTAAGCAAGGGTTATATCCGTAAAGGTGCTGTGCGGGTTGAAAAGAGCGGGCTTGACCAGGAAGCATTGTCAGGCAGAAACGTAACCATTCACAATGCCTGCAGTGATCCAAGATTTCAGTATCCTGAAAAGGCCAAAGAAGAAGGCATCGCATCTGTTGTGGTCATACCTCTTAAAATCGAAGACCAGTACATCGGGGTGCTCAGGGGTTACTCTGAAACATGCCGGGAGTTTACTGATGAAGAAATTGAGTTTTTGACCATTGTCGCCAATCTGAGTGCCATAGCCATAGAAAACGCAAGGCTGCATCAGAAACTTAAACTTGATTGTGAACTGCAGGAAGCATTCGAGTACAGACTTTTTGAAGATTAG
- a CDS encoding NAD(P)-dependent oxidoreductase has protein sequence MKLVVFGATGKTGKEVVRQALQKDFDITVFVRNPDKVLLRPANLTILQGDVLDQSAVSKAVQGQDAVISVLGAGIRKTDLRTKGTRNIVKAMQEHGVKRIVSQSSLGIGETIDNLSIMARYLCVPVFLKNALIDHAGQEELIMESELDWTIVRCAGLTSGPLTEKYQHGFTSKKSNIKGRISRADVAHFMLSQLKDSSYLNKTVSISY, from the coding sequence ATGAAGTTAGTTGTTTTTGGGGCAACAGGGAAGACAGGAAAGGAGGTCGTAAGGCAGGCTCTGCAAAAGGATTTTGATATTACAGTATTTGTACGTAACCCTGACAAGGTTCTTTTAAGGCCTGCAAACCTGACAATCCTTCAGGGAGATGTTCTTGATCAGTCTGCTGTATCAAAAGCCGTGCAGGGCCAGGATGCAGTCATATCAGTGCTGGGTGCCGGGATACGCAAGACAGATTTGAGGACAAAAGGGACGCGCAACATAGTTAAGGCCATGCAGGAACATGGCGTTAAACGCATTGTGAGCCAGTCTTCTTTGGGAATTGGGGAAACTATTGACAACCTTTCCATCATGGCCAGGTACTTATGTGTGCCGGTGTTTTTGAAAAATGCCTTGATTGATCATGCGGGGCAGGAAGAACTGATAATGGAGAGCGAACTGGACTGGACTATTGTCAGATGTGCAGGCCTGACCAGTGGACCTTTGACTGAAAAGTATCAGCATGGCTTCACATCTAAAAAAAGTAATATCAAAGGGCGTATTTCCCGGGCTGATGTTGCCCATTTTATGCTCAGCCAACTCAAAGATTCATCCTACTTGAATAAGACTGTGAGCATTTCTTATTGA
- the gap gene encoding type I glyceraldehyde-3-phosphate dehydrogenase gives MSKTRIGINGFGRVGRQVLKAILETHKNELEVVAINDLFDINTNAHLLKYDTNYRRFPFNVDVKQDKIIVEDWEIDSFAERDPSQIPWRDNGVDIVLESTGIFRTGPKAGLHIQAGAKKVIISAPAKEEDVTVVLGVNEKDYDPEKHHIISNASCTTNCLAPAVKVVHEMFGIDHGTMTTVHAYTNDQRILDLPHKDLRRARAAACNIIPTTTGAAKAVALVIPELKGKIDGFSLRVPTPTVSVVDCTLILQKSTTTEEYRKAFEDAASGPLKGILGFTREPMVSSDFIAESNSSVIDEEFTMIMGGEGTTAKMMAWYDNEWGYACRLADMAAYVSKKGL, from the coding sequence ATGAGCAAAACAAGAATAGGAATCAATGGATTCGGTCGAGTGGGCAGGCAAGTCCTTAAGGCCATCCTTGAGACACATAAAAACGAGCTGGAAGTCGTGGCTATTAATGATCTTTTCGACATTAATACCAATGCCCATCTTCTGAAATATGACACTAATTACAGGAGATTTCCTTTTAATGTCGATGTCAAACAAGATAAAATCATTGTTGAAGACTGGGAAATTGACAGCTTTGCCGAAAGAGATCCTTCACAGATTCCCTGGCGGGACAATGGAGTGGACATTGTTCTGGAGTCAACTGGAATTTTCCGCACCGGTCCCAAGGCAGGACTTCATATTCAGGCTGGAGCCAAAAAGGTAATAATTTCTGCACCAGCCAAAGAAGAGGATGTCACAGTAGTTCTCGGTGTCAACGAAAAAGACTATGACCCTGAAAAGCATCATATTATTTCCAATGCTTCATGCACCACCAACTGCCTTGCTCCTGCTGTCAAGGTAGTGCATGAAATGTTTGGCATTGACCACGGAACCATGACTACAGTCCACGCTTACACCAATGACCAGCGCATTCTTGATTTGCCCCACAAGGATCTGAGGCGGGCAAGAGCTGCTGCGTGCAATATCATACCTACAACTACCGGTGCTGCCAAAGCCGTAGCCTTGGTTATACCCGAACTTAAAGGCAAGATCGATGGCTTTTCTTTGCGAGTGCCCACCCCGACAGTATCTGTTGTAGACTGCACCCTGATTCTACAAAAGAGTACCACCACTGAAGAATACAGAAAAGCCTTTGAAGACGCTGCTTCAGGACCCCTCAAAGGAATTCTCGGCTTTACAAGAGAACCCATGGTATCTTCAGACTTTATTGCAGAATCCAATTCCAGCGTCATAGATGAAGAATTCACCATGATTATGGGAGGAGAAGGTACAACTGCCAAGATGATGGCCTGGTATGACAATGAGTGGGGATATGCATGCCGCCTTGCGGACATGGCAGCTTATGTTTCTAAGAAGGGACTATAA